The following are from one region of the Chloroflexota bacterium genome:
- a CDS encoding SDR family NAD(P)-dependent oxidoreductase, with amino-acid sequence MTDTSNSAQLSPLKRALLALENMQAKLDAVERQRTEPIAIVGLGLRFPGDANDSESFWQLLRDGVDAISEVPADRWDINAYYDPDPDAPGKMSSRWGGFVKRVAEFDAQFFGIAPREAASMDPQQRLLLEVTWEALEHAGIAPDKLSSSRTGVFIGITTYDYSQISLKDGLTHLDAYYASGIAHSIASGRLSYVLGLQGPSLSVDTACSSALTAVHLATQSLRAGESRLALAGGVNLMLSPELTVTFSKYHMMSADGRCKTFDAEADGFVRGEGCAVIVLKRLSDAIADGDNILALIRGTAANQDGPSSGLTAPNGPSQVAVIREALANGGVSPLDVSYVEAHGTGTSLGDPIEVQALGAALGEGRTEPLMIGSVKTNFGHLEAVAGIAGLIKVVLALQHKEIPPHLHLKTPSPHIPWADLPITIPAELTPWTGKRIAGVSSFGFSGTNVHIVLEEAPTLAVTPSAIERPLHLFTLSAKGEAAARELARRFADSLDSRSLADVCFTANTGRAQLSHRLAVTASSTDEVRQKLSAFAGGDASSVTSGEVYGNERPKIAFLFTGQGSQYAGMARQLYETQPTFRQTLDKCDEILRPHLNQSLLSLLYSQPSLLDQTAYTQPALFAIEYALAELWRSWGVQPTAVMGHSVGEYVAACVAGVFSLEDGLKLIAERGRLMGALPAGGEMAAVFAEEATVTKAIATHSESVSIAAINGPKNVVISGTGEAVEAIVEKLKAEGIKSKRLTVSHAFHSPLMAPVLDEFERVASQVSFNAPRLSFISNISGQRLREAPDADYWRQHVRGAVQFAASIETLQKLGYQLFVEIGPKPTLMSMGQQCWPGDAQPASWLPSLREGRDDWQTILDSLGALYVQGINVDWAGFDKDYLRRKVVLPTYPFQRQRYWLTPAKPAQQAAPARGGKTVHPLLGQRLRSALKEIQFESQFSLDGLPLLNDHRVYGVAVLPGTAYMEMALAAANVALGAGRHVLEDLIIHEALVVGEDETRSIQFILKSDGTFQLFSSGDDDDWQLHATGKVRAASFDGEAASVSLAEVQARCVEQVSAEAHYQMLRERGLEFGPSLHGVQQIWRRDGEALGKLQLTATLEAEAGDYHVHPALLDACLQPLASAVPSNGSTDVYMPVNIESFVLHRRPGAQVWSHAIVRSTEGKETLTADVRLLDENGQALGEVKGVHLKRAKREALLRLSEKQLDDWLYEVQWRPQPRTESASFIPAPAQISETASADVTRLSAEHGLAAYRELNPLIDALCADYVLLALHQLGWKPKVGQRVAAESLAKELGVLDQHRRLLGRFLEMLAEDGVLRATGSGWEVVKVAAPTESALQARYDSLLKQYPAFDAELAFAQRCGSQLAGALSGSVDPLQLLFPAGSLGVAEKLYQESPFARTYNALIQTAIDSIIAQLPKDRTLRVLEIGAGTGGTTSAVLPRLPAGRAEYTFTDISPSFTAKATQKFGGYPFVKYQMLNIENDPAGQEFEPHQFDLIIAANVIHATADLRQTLKHVHQLLAPDGLLMMSEITAKQRWVDVSFGLTDGWWRFVDADLRPSYPLLQRREWTQLLEDSGFSASAMIPATEGGELSVQAIIMARATTTLKGDWLILSDANLGEKLAGAIAARGGNPVLARPGSAQNADDFRRLLNEKDSWQGVIHLWSLDVTTPDDTLEPAQAFACGSALHLVQALAASGSQSRLWLVTRGAQAVNGSPLAVAQSPLWGLGKVIALEHPELHCALIDLDPAADGVDLLLAEIASPDSEDQIALRDGVRHAARLAHNEVKNEPEHDLARQPVGLELSRHGVFDEMKLKPLTRRAPGPGEVEIRVRATGLNFRDVMNALAMRDDPQPVGSECAGVVSAVGQGVSDFKAGDEVVAIAGGCFSTFVIASATLVLPKPKNLSFEEAAAIPLAFLTAHYALNKLARLSAGDKILIHAASGGVGLAAVQLAQRAGAEIFGTAGSPEKQAYLKSLGVQHVMDSRSLEFAAEITSLTGGRGVDVVLNSLAGEFIPKSLSALAQGGRFVEMGKREAWSQAQVAEARPDVSYFTVPLADDIEERPTTVRPVWRELMADVEAGRLQALPLRAFPLEQVAEAFRFMAQARHIGKIVVTQPEAVAPDSFRAEATYLITGGLSGLGLLVAEWMVERGARHLMLMGRSGPTESARKVLDELELAGAKVIVAQADVSDRDQVEKVLAGIKQSMPPLRGVIHSAGVLDDGVLVKQAWSRFETVMAPKVAGAWHLHTLTQDAPLDFFVLFSSVASLLGSRGQGNHAAANAFMDTLAHHRRARGLPALSINWGAWAEVGAVVKHNVGERIQMQGLSIIEPKQGLQVLSRLMRQAKAQVAAMPLNWPVFMRQFAPGREPRWLSEMTGQAQARVVAEQPATAEPEIFRQLTDALPAQQRKLLLGYVSNQVIKVLRLGSTQVNQRQPLNEMGLDSLMAVELRNLLGTGLGLKRQLPATLVFDYPTVEALADYLAKEALALTPVEPPLIETPVELEPSGNGTGEVLDSIEELSDEDVDRLLAEKIKGTQ; translated from the coding sequence ATGACAGACACTTCAAACTCCGCCCAACTCTCGCCCCTCAAGCGGGCGCTGTTGGCGCTGGAGAACATGCAGGCCAAGCTCGATGCCGTTGAGCGCCAGCGAACCGAACCGATTGCCATCGTCGGCCTGGGGCTTCGCTTTCCCGGCGACGCGAACGACTCCGAGTCGTTCTGGCAGTTGCTGCGCGACGGCGTGGACGCGATCTCCGAAGTGCCCGCCGACCGCTGGGACATCAACGCTTACTACGACCCCGACCCGGACGCGCCCGGCAAGATGTCGTCGCGCTGGGGCGGCTTCGTCAAGCGCGTGGCCGAGTTCGACGCCCAGTTTTTCGGCATTGCCCCGCGTGAGGCGGCCAGCATGGATCCGCAACAGCGGCTCTTGCTCGAAGTGACGTGGGAAGCGCTGGAGCACGCCGGCATCGCGCCCGACAAACTTTCCAGCAGTCGCACCGGCGTCTTCATCGGAATCACCACTTACGACTACAGCCAAATCTCTCTCAAGGACGGCCTGACACACCTCGACGCTTATTACGCTTCCGGCATTGCCCACAGCATCGCCTCTGGCCGTCTCTCCTACGTTCTTGGTTTGCAAGGCCCCAGCCTCTCTGTTGACACAGCCTGCTCATCGGCGTTGACGGCGGTGCACCTGGCTACGCAAAGTTTGCGGGCGGGCGAGTCGCGCCTGGCGCTGGCCGGCGGCGTGAACCTGATGCTCTCACCGGAGTTGACGGTCACCTTCTCCAAATATCATATGATGTCTGCCGACGGGCGTTGTAAGACCTTTGACGCCGAGGCCGACGGCTTCGTGCGCGGCGAAGGATGCGCCGTCATCGTCCTCAAGCGCCTCTCGGACGCCATCGCCGACGGCGACAACATCCTCGCTCTCATTCGCGGCACGGCGGCCAATCAGGACGGCCCCAGTAGCGGCCTCACCGCGCCCAACGGCCCGTCGCAAGTGGCGGTGATTCGCGAAGCGCTGGCCAATGGCGGCGTGTCGCCGCTCGACGTGAGCTACGTCGAAGCGCACGGCACCGGCACCTCGCTCGGCGATCCCATCGAAGTCCAGGCGCTCGGCGCGGCGCTGGGCGAAGGCCGGACCGAGCCGCTCATGATTGGCTCGGTGAAAACAAACTTCGGCCATCTCGAGGCCGTCGCCGGAATCGCCGGTCTCATCAAAGTTGTGCTTGCCCTGCAACACAAAGAAATTCCGCCGCACCTTCATCTCAAGACGCCCAGCCCGCACATCCCCTGGGCCGACTTGCCAATTACTATTCCTGCTGAACTCACACCCTGGACTGGCAAGCGCATCGCCGGCGTCAGTTCTTTCGGATTCAGCGGCACGAATGTTCACATCGTATTGGAAGAAGCGCCGACTCTGGCCGTGACCCCTTCGGCGATTGAGCGACCGCTTCATCTTTTCACCCTTTCGGCCAAAGGTGAAGCCGCCGCCCGCGAACTGGCCCGCCGATTTGCAGACTCCCTCGACTCGCGCTCGCTGGCCGACGTTTGCTTCACCGCCAACACTGGCCGGGCGCAACTATCACATCGTCTGGCCGTCACTGCTTCGTCCACCGACGAAGTGCGCCAGAAGCTTTCGGCATTTGCCGGCGGCGACGCCTCCAGCGTGACCAGCGGCGAAGTCTACGGCAATGAACGCCCGAAGATCGCCTTCCTCTTCACCGGCCAGGGTTCGCAGTATGCAGGCATGGCCCGCCAACTCTACGAGACTCAGCCGACGTTCCGTCAAACTCTCGACAAGTGCGATGAAATTCTGCGCCCGCACCTCAACCAATCTCTTCTCTCTCTTCTCTACTCTCAACCGTCTCTGCTCGACCAAACCGCCTACACCCAACCCGCCCTGTTCGCGATTGAATACGCCCTGGCCGAATTGTGGCGCTCGTGGGGTGTCCAGCCGACGGCGGTGATGGGCCACAGTGTGGGCGAATACGTGGCCGCCTGCGTGGCCGGTGTGTTCAGCCTTGAAGACGGCCTCAAGCTGATTGCCGAGCGCGGGCGCTTGATGGGCGCTCTGCCGGCGGGCGGCGAAATGGCCGCCGTGTTCGCCGAAGAAGCGACGGTGACGAAGGCCATCGCAACCCACTCGGAGTCGGTTTCCATCGCCGCCATCAACGGCCCCAAAAACGTCGTCATCTCCGGCACAGGCGAAGCCGTCGAAGCCATCGTCGAAAAGTTGAAGGCGGAAGGCATCAAATCGAAACGGCTCACGGTCTCGCACGCCTTCCACTCGCCGCTCATGGCGCCGGTGCTCGACGAGTTTGAGCGGGTTGCGAGTCAAGTGAGCTTCAACGCTCCCCGCCTTTCCTTCATTTCCAATATTTCCGGCCAACGCCTGCGCGAGGCCCCCGACGCGGACTACTGGCGCCAGCACGTGCGCGGCGCAGTGCAGTTCGCGGCTTCGATTGAAACTTTGCAGAAGCTGGGCTACCAACTCTTCGTCGAAATCGGCCCCAAGCCGACTCTGATGAGCATGGGCCAACAGTGCTGGCCGGGCGATGCTCAACCTGCGTCCTGGTTGCCGTCTCTGCGCGAAGGCCGCGATGACTGGCAGACGATACTCGACAGCCTGGGCGCGCTTTACGTTCAAGGCATCAACGTTGACTGGGCCGGGTTCGATAAAGATTATTTGCGGCGCAAAGTGGTTTTGCCCACCTATCCTTTCCAACGCCAGCGCTACTGGCTCACGCCGGCCAAACCGGCGCAACAGGCCGCACCCGCGCGCGGCGGCAAAACCGTTCACCCCTTGCTCGGCCAACGGTTGCGCTCGGCGCTCAAAGAGATTCAGTTTGAGTCGCAGTTCAGCCTCGACGGCCTGCCTCTCTTGAACGACCATCGCGTTTACGGCGTTGCGGTTCTGCCCGGCACGGCTTACATGGAAATGGCGCTGGCCGCCGCGAACGTAGCTTTGGGCGCGGGCCGGCATGTGCTGGAAGATTTGATCATTCACGAAGCGCTCGTCGTCGGCGAAGACGAGACGCGCTCGATTCAATTTATTCTGAAGTCCGACGGTACGTTCCAGCTTTTCAGCTCCGGCGATGACGACGATTGGCAACTGCACGCCACCGGCAAAGTGCGCGCCGCGTCGTTCGACGGTGAAGCCGCCTCTGTTTCATTGGCCGAAGTGCAAGCGCGTTGCGTCGAGCAGGTTTCCGCCGAAGCGCATTACCAAATGTTGCGCGAGCGCGGCCTGGAGTTTGGCCCCAGCCTGCACGGCGTTCAGCAGATCTGGCGGCGCGACGGCGAAGCGCTTGGCAAGCTTCAACTTACAGCCACGCTCGAAGCCGAAGCCGGCGACTACCACGTTCACCCGGCCCTCCTCGACGCTTGCCTGCAACCGCTGGCTTCCGCCGTGCCATCCAACGGCTCGACCGACGTTTACATGCCGGTGAACATCGAAAGCTTCGTCTTGCATCGCCGCCCCGGCGCGCAGGTGTGGAGCCATGCTATCGTGCGCTCGACAGAAGGCAAGGAAACGCTGACCGCCGACGTGCGCCTGCTCGACGAGAACGGGCAAGCGCTCGGCGAAGTGAAGGGCGTGCACCTCAAGCGCGCCAAGCGCGAAGCCCTCCTGCGTCTCTCCGAAAAGCAGTTGGACGATTGGCTGTACGAAGTGCAGTGGCGGCCACAACCGCGAACCGAGTCGGCGTCGTTCATTCCGGCTCCGGCTCAAATTTCAGAGACGGCCTCTGCTGACGTGACTCGCCTGAGCGCCGAACACGGGTTGGCCGCCTACCGCGAACTCAATCCGTTGATTGACGCCCTGTGCGCCGATTACGTTTTGCTGGCTCTGCATCAACTTGGCTGGAAGCCGAAGGTCGGCCAGCGCGTGGCCGCTGAGTCGTTGGCGAAAGAGTTGGGTGTGCTGGATCAGCATCGCCGACTGTTGGGCCGCTTTCTGGAAATGTTGGCCGAAGATGGAGTCTTGCGGGCAACCGGCTCTGGGTGGGAGGTGGTCAAAGTGGCCGCCCCAACCGAGTCGGCTTTGCAGGCGCGCTACGACTCGTTGCTGAAACAATATCCGGCCTTCGACGCCGAGTTGGCCTTTGCTCAGCGTTGCGGCTCGCAGTTGGCCGGGGCATTGTCGGGTTCGGTTGATCCGCTTCAACTATTGTTCCCGGCTGGCTCGCTCGGCGTGGCCGAGAAGCTCTATCAAGAGTCGCCGTTCGCTCGAACGTACAACGCCCTCATTCAAACGGCAATTGATTCCATCATTGCTCAACTGCCTAAAGATCGAACTTTGCGCGTTCTCGAAATCGGGGCCGGCACCGGCGGCACAACCTCGGCGGTGCTGCCGCGCCTGCCCGCCGGCCGCGCCGAGTACACATTCACCGACATCTCGCCCTCGTTCACGGCCAAAGCAACGCAGAAGTTCGGCGGCTATCCGTTCGTCAAGTATCAAATGTTGAACATCGAGAACGATCCGGCGGGGCAGGAGTTTGAGCCGCATCAGTTCGATCTCATCATCGCCGCCAACGTCATCCACGCCACCGCCGACTTGCGGCAAACGCTCAAACACGTTCATCAACTGCTTGCGCCCGACGGCCTGTTGATGATGAGCGAGATTACGGCCAAACAACGCTGGGTGGACGTTTCGTTCGGCCTCACCGACGGCTGGTGGCGCTTCGTGGACGCCGACCTGCGCCCGTCGTATCCCTTGCTCCAGCGGCGCGAGTGGACGCAGTTGCTTGAAGACTCAGGGTTCTCCGCCTCCGCCATGATTCCGGCAACCGAGGGCGGCGAACTCTCGGTGCAGGCCATCATCATGGCTCGAGCGACGACGACTCTCAAGGGCGACTGGCTGATCCTGAGTGATGCCAACCTCGGCGAGAAGTTGGCCGGGGCCATCGCCGCGCGCGGGGGCAACCCGGTTCTGGCCCGGCCCGGCTCGGCGCAGAATGCCGACGACTTCAGGCGACTGCTGAATGAAAAAGACTCCTGGCAGGGCGTGATTCATCTGTGGAGTCTGGACGTGACAACGCCGGATGACACTTTGGAACCCGCTCAAGCCTTTGCCTGCGGCAGCGCCCTGCATCTCGTTCAGGCCCTGGCCGCCTCTGGTTCGCAGTCGCGCTTGTGGCTGGTCACACGCGGCGCGCAAGCAGTGAACGGCTCGCCGCTGGCAGTTGCTCAATCGCCGCTGTGGGGTCTGGGCAAAGTCATCGCCCTCGAGCATCCCGAACTTCACTGCGCGCTCATTGACCTTGACCCAGCGGCTGACGGCGTTGACTTACTGCTCGCCGAAATTGCCTCGCCCGACTCCGAAGACCAAATCGCGCTTCGCGACGGCGTTCGCCACGCCGCCCGGCTGGCGCACAACGAAGTCAAGAATGAGCCTGAGCATGACCTGGCGCGCCAGCCGGTGGGGCTGGAGCTTTCGCGCCACGGCGTGTTCGACGAGATGAAGCTGAAGCCGCTAACCCGCCGCGCGCCCGGCCCCGGCGAAGTCGAGATTCGGGTTCGCGCCACCGGCCTTAATTTCCGCGACGTGATGAATGCGCTGGCAATGCGCGACGATCCACAGCCGGTGGGGAGTGAGTGCGCCGGGGTAGTCTCCGCCGTCGGCCAGGGCGTCAGTGACTTCAAAGCGGGCGACGAAGTGGTTGCCATTGCCGGCGGCTGTTTCAGCACGTTTGTGATCGCTTCCGCGACTCTTGTTCTGCCCAAGCCAAAAAACCTGAGCTTTGAAGAAGCGGCGGCGATTCCGCTGGCCTTCCTCACCGCGCACTACGCGCTGAACAAGCTGGCCCGCCTCTCGGCTGGCGACAAGATTCTGATTCACGCCGCCAGCGGCGGCGTGGGGCTGGCGGCAGTTCAACTGGCTCAACGAGCCGGGGCGGAAATTTTCGGCACGGCCGGTTCCCCGGAGAAGCAAGCCTATCTCAAGTCGCTGGGCGTTCAGCACGTCATGGACTCGCGCTCGCTCGAATTCGCGGCTGAAATCACGTCACTCACCGGCGGGCGCGGCGTGGATGTCGTTCTCAACTCGCTGGCCGGTGAATTTATCCCAAAGAGTCTTTCGGCGCTGGCTCAAGGTGGCCGCTTTGTCGAAATGGGCAAGCGTGAGGCCTGGAGCCAGGCGCAGGTGGCTGAGGCCCGGCCCGACGTTTCTTATTTCACCGTGCCGCTGGCTGATGACATTGAAGAGCGCCCGACGACCGTCCGGCCCGTTTGGCGCGAGTTGATGGCCGATGTGGAAGCTGGCCGGCTGCAAGCCTTGCCCCTTCGCGCCTTCCCGCTTGAGCAAGTGGCCGAAGCGTTCCGCTTCATGGCCCAGGCCAGGCACATTGGCAAGATCGTCGTGACCCAGCCAGAGGCGGTTGCCCCGGACTCGTTCCGGGCAGAGGCAACGTACTTGATCACCGGCGGCCTGAGCGGGTTGGGCCTGCTGGTGGCCGAGTGGATGGTCGAGCGCGGGGCGCGGCATCTGATGTTGATGGGGCGCAGTGGCCCAACCGAGTCGGCGCGGAAAGTTTTGGATGAATTGGAACTGGCGGGCGCTAAAGTGATTGTCGCTCAGGCCGATGTTTCTGACCGCGATCAGGTAGAGAAAGTGTTGGCGGGCATCAAACAGTCCATGCCGCCTTTGCGGGGCGTCATTCACTCGGCGGGCGTGCTGGACGACGGCGTGTTGGTGAAGCAGGCGTGGAGCCGCTTTGAAACGGTGATGGCCCCGAAGGTGGCCGGCGCGTGGCACTTGCACACGTTGACTCAGGATGCGCCGCTCGATTTCTTTGTGCTGTTCTCGTCGGTGGCCTCTTTGCTCGGCTCGCGCGGCCAGGGCAACCACGCGGCGGCCAACGCCTTCATGGATACGCTGGCGCACCACCGCCGCGCGCGCGGCCTGCCGGCCCTGAGCATCAACTGGGGCGCGTGGGCCGAAGTCGGGGCGGTGGTTAAGCACAACGTCGGCGAGCGCATCCAAATGCAAGGTCTGAGCATCATCGAGCCGAAACAGGGCTTACAGGTGTTGAGCCGGCTCATGCGCCAGGCCAAAGCTCAGGTGGCGGCGATGCCTCTGAACTGGCCGGTCTTCATGCGCCAATTTGCGCCGGGCCGCGAGCCGCGCTGGCTTTCCGAAATGACGGGCCAGGCGCAGGCGCGCGTCGTTGCCGAACAACCGGCGACAGCCGAGCCTGAAATTTTTCGGCAGTTGACCGACGCCCTGCCGGCGCAACAGCGAAAGTTGTTGCTGGGCTACGTGAGCAATCAGGTGATCAAAGTTTTGCGGCTCGGCTCGACTCAGGTCAACCAACGCCAGCCGTTGAACGAGATGGGGCTAGACTCGTTGATGGCCGTTGAACTGCGCAACCTGCTGGGAACCGGACTCGGATTGAAGCGGCAGTTGCCGGCCACCCTCGTCTTCGATTACCCGACCGTCGAAGCCCTGGCCGATTATCTGGCGAAAGAGGCGCTGGCGTTGACCCCGGTTGAGCCGCCACTGATAGAAACGCCGGTCGAACTGGAGCCATCCGGCAACGGAACGGGTGAAGTTCTGGATTCAATTGAAGAGCTTTCGGACGAAGACGTGGACAGATTGCTGGCCGAAAAAATCAAAGGGACACAATAA